One Solanum lycopersicum chromosome 2, SLM_r2.1 genomic region harbors:
- the ca3 gene encoding carbonic anhydrase isoform X1 gives MANKSYEEAIVSLQNLISEKGELGPFVAERIDEMTAELQTSSKPFDPVHRIKCGFNYFKTEIYDKNPELFDKLKKGQEPKFFVFACSDSRVSPSHILNFQPGEAFMVRNIANMVPPYDKLRYSGTGAAIEYAVLHLKVENILVIGHSSCGGIKALMSLPEDGSESTEFIENWVKIGLPAKAKVLAEHPNISFEEQCKYCEKEAVNVSLANLLTYPFVRDGLVNKTLSLKGGYYDFIKGEFKLWGLHFGLSHPCSI, from the exons ATGGCAAACAAATCTTACGAGGAGGCCATTGTTTCCCTCCAGAACCTTATCAG TGAGAAGGGAGAGCTGGGACCATTTGTAGCAGAAAGAATTGATGAAATGACAGCTGAGTTACAAACAAGCAGTAAACCGTTCGATCCAGTTCACAGGATCAAGTGTGGCTTCAATTATTTCAAAACAGAGATATATGA CAAAAATCCAGAATTGTTTGACAAACTCAAAAAAGGCCAGGAACCCAAG TTTTTTGTGTTTGCGTGCTCGGATTCACGAGTGAGCCCATCCCATATCCTCAATTTCCAGCCCGGTGAGGCTTTCATGGTTCGAAACATAGCCAACATGGTCCCTCCTTATGACAAG CTTAGGTACTCTGGAACTGGAGCTGCTATCGAGTACGCTGTTCTCCATCTTAAGGTAGAAAATATTCTAGTCATTGGACACAGTAGTTGTGGAGGTATCAAGGCTCTCATGAGTCTTCCAGAAGATGGTTCTGAATCAAC TGAATTTATTGAGAATTGGGTGAAAATTGGGTTACCTGCCAAGGCCAAGGTGCTAGCTGAGCATCCGAATATAAGTTTTGAAGAACAGTGCAAATACTGTGAAAAG GAAGCTGTGAATGTATCACTAGCCAACTTGCTGACCTATCCATTTGTGAGAGATGGTTTGGTGAATAAAACACTGTCATTGAAGGGAGGTTACTATGATTTTATTAAAGGAGAATTTAAGCTATGGGGACTTCACTTTGGTCTTTCTCATCCTTGTTCTATCTGA